The genome window GTCACGCTACGGCAGAAATTTGAATTATACTCTAACATCAGGCCGATTAAGACATACAAGAGAATCACTCCAAACCACGACTTGGACTTTGTATGTTTTAGGGAGGCAACAGAGGGGCTCTACACGGGAATTGAAGTCCAGATTACTGACGATGCGGCAATCGCAATTAGAAAAATAACAAGGCAGGGCTGCAGGCGATTCATTGGCGCCGCACTTGACTGGGCGCAGAAATACCATATGAAAAAATTCGTAGCGATAACCAAGCGAAACATACTCAAAGTGACAGACGGGATATTCTGGGACGAGGTTCAAAGCGCAGGAGGGAAAATCCCAGGACTTGACATACAGGAGATCTATATCGACAACATGATGCAGCAGCTGGTGGTAAACCCTGAGCAGTTCAACGGCGCAGTCTTGGCAAGCACAAACCTGTTCATGGATATCGTTTCAGAGCTGGCATCTGGAATAATTGGCTCAATTGGATTGGTGTACTCGTCAAACATGGGAGACAGGTACGCGATGTTTGAGGCAGCGCACGGAAGCGCCCCGTCCTTTAAGGGACTAGGCAAGGTAAACCCGACTGCGTCCATTTTGTCAGGCGCATGGATGGCAGAATACCTGGGAGAGCCGCACATCAAAGACGCAGTATTTGCAGCAACAGACCAAGTAATCAACGAGGGAAAGTCAGTCACATTTGATATCGGCGGAAGCGCAACCACCGTACAAATGACAGATGCGATAATATCGCTGGCAAAAGAAAAACTAAGAAGATAGTTTCACTGCCTTTACCACGATCAGTTCCTCAAAGAACAGCTGCTTTTTTGCAAGTATTCCAACTGAGAATCCCATTGATTTTGTTTTCTCAATTAGGGCCTGATAGTTTGCAAGCGACGACGTGAGAAACAAGAGCCTGCCTTGAGGCTTTACGCGCGACACTGCAGATGAGATTATCTCAAGTGGAACTGCCAGTCCCTCCGGCCCGCCATCTACTGCCATGTCCTGGATAGAGTCAGACGGCAGATACGGCAGATTGCAAATTACAAGGTCAAACTCTTTTCCCAGAGCGTCTGCCCCCTTGCAGCATACAGAGTTTTGAATTTTGTAGTCCTGGCTTTTTAGCGCTAAACGATTAATGTCAGTCCCGACCACGAATGAGAACTTTTCCTGCAGGATTTTTCCAAGGTAGCCAGAGCCCGTGCCTATCTCAAGTGCAGAGTCGCCAGACTCGTCTGCGATGCAGTCTGCAAAAAAGAACGTGTCATCCGACGGGGCATACGTGTCATTGAGTGATTTGTTTTGCAATTTTTATTATTTCTCCTCCGGATAATTCTTCCAGCCTTTTTGTTGACTGGACTGTCTGCCCAAATTTTTTCAAAATATTCCCAAGCGTTTTTCGCCTGTATGAGAAAAGATGGTTTACTGTTTTTATCAGATCCTTTGACAGGGTGTTTTTGTGTTCCAGGCACAGCACCACGGAATCGACCTTTGGAGGCGGATTAAAGTTGGACTTGCCCACGTCGATTATCTGTTCCATGTCAAAGGCATGGTTTGCGATAACAGAGACTGCCCTCATTTCATGCGAGGACTCGGAAAACAGCTTTTCGGCAAACTCCTTTTGCACCATTATGACTGCGCGAGAGAACTTTTTTTGCGCAAGCCACTCTATTGCCTTTCTGCTCTGCGAGTACGGCAGATTTGAGACAAACACGGTAAATTCCACATCTGACTTGAACCCGTCGCCGTGGACCAGCTCAAGGTTTGATAAATTTGAGAACTCTTCTTGCGCATCAGAATACAGCTCCGAGTCTGCCTCGACAGATATCACGGACTTTGCACCAGCGCAGAGCAGCGGAGTCAGAATCCCGCGCCCGGTTCCGATTTCCAGGACCGTGTCGCTTTTTGTTATTTTGGCTGATTCTACTATTGACTTTGCGATATTTTGTGATTGTAAAAAGTGCTGTCCCAGTCGCTGCCGTTTTTTCATCGCTTAACAAAGAGAGACACCTTTGACTCTCCTGTTATTTCATCTAGGATTCGCTCCGTGATGTGCTTGATTGGCTCCTTTAGCCCCACTCTGGTCTGAAGGTCGTTAAAGTCAGTGAACTTTGTCTTTTCTCGCTCTTCTAGTATGCTCTTCATGTATGTTTTCCCAATTCCAGGAATTAGTTCTAGCGCGTGTATTCTAGGGGTGAGTGGCTGCGCGTTGTTTATGTAATCAACAAATCGCTTTTCGTTGTTTGTCACTATTGACTGGACTACGTTTTTGAGCTCACTTTGCGCAGCTGCAGAAATTGAACTGTGATCTAATTTGCCAAGCACTGAGAGGATTTTTGTCCTTCCCTCCTTTCCGATGTAGATTCGCTCGCCAATCTCAAACGACGTGTTTGGCATGCCGAGCACCTCTAATAGTGTCAGTCTGTCTTCGCCAATCGCGGTAATGATTATTCCCTCCCTGCCCCGGACGGTGGTAGACCTGCCGCGCGTGACATAGTCTAGGACATATGCATATTCTTCATACTTACGTGGTTGAGTGGTACTCTTTTCCAAGGGAATTCACTTCTTGTATTAAGAGTTCCCCTTGAGAATGTTTAGGATTTTTTCTAGTGTTTCAGCAAGAATCAGTTTTTTCCAGC of Candidatus Nitrosotenuis sp. DW1 contains these proteins:
- a CDS encoding isocitrate/isopropylmalate dehydrogenase family protein, which gives rise to MGKKATVIRGDGIGPEVVDSMIRVLKECNIQSELILADAGSEQWQKNGEKDPTYIPESTMKLLEGTDACFKGPTTTIPKPGAPRSVAVTLRQKFELYSNIRPIKTYKRITPNHDLDFVCFREATEGLYTGIEVQITDDAAIAIRKITRQGCRRFIGAALDWAQKYHMKKFVAITKRNILKVTDGIFWDEVQSAGGKIPGLDIQEIYIDNMMQQLVVNPEQFNGAVLASTNLFMDIVSELASGIIGSIGLVYSSNMGDRYAMFEAAHGSAPSFKGLGKVNPTASILSGAWMAEYLGEPHIKDAVFAATDQVINEGKSVTFDIGGSATTVQMTDAIISLAKEKLRR
- a CDS encoding HemK2/MTQ2 family protein methyltransferase, giving the protein MQNKSLNDTYAPSDDTFFFADCIADESGDSALEIGTGSGYLGKILQEKFSFVVGTDINRLALKSQDYKIQNSVCCKGADALGKEFDLVICNLPYLPSDSIQDMAVDGGPEGLAVPLEIISSAVSRVKPQGRLLFLTSSLANYQALIEKTKSMGFSVGILAKKQLFFEELIVVKAVKLSS
- the rsmA gene encoding 16S rRNA (adenine(1518)-N(6)/adenine(1519)-N(6))-dimethyltransferase RsmA, with product MKKRQRLGQHFLQSQNIAKSIVESAKITKSDTVLEIGTGRGILTPLLCAGAKSVISVEADSELYSDAQEEFSNLSNLELVHGDGFKSDVEFTVFVSNLPYSQSRKAIEWLAQKKFSRAVIMVQKEFAEKLFSESSHEMRAVSVIANHAFDMEQIIDVGKSNFNPPPKVDSVVLCLEHKNTLSKDLIKTVNHLFSYRRKTLGNILKKFGQTVQSTKRLEELSGGEIIKIAKQITQ
- a CDS encoding DUF655 domain-containing protein; this encodes MEKSTTQPRKYEEYAYVLDYVTRGRSTTVRGREGIIITAIGEDRLTLLEVLGMPNTSFEIGERIYIGKEGRTKILSVLGKLDHSSISAAAQSELKNVVQSIVTNNEKRFVDYINNAQPLTPRIHALELIPGIGKTYMKSILEEREKTKFTDFNDLQTRVGLKEPIKHITERILDEITGESKVSLFVKR